Proteins from a genomic interval of Zingiber officinale cultivar Zhangliang chromosome 1B, Zo_v1.1, whole genome shotgun sequence:
- the LOC121967995 gene encoding mitogen-activated protein kinase kinase kinase 3-like — MPAWWKGKSKSKSKSTSSPRTKELETPRTPLETPRTPLGTLDDQDELVKRGNKEKDSIFDELVSRKSGGHPLVGGGGGGRGVGGAGTGFMFGHPLPLPSEISLQGVPAGLASYSASASSNCSSGSSDERPDLASYRYFDHVNLTGGRNDVQRHEHVAEDRQIFSRSPVSEHPDRENGYPHAQTSTETIFSRRTANPSPGLRGYRFPTSPVHPSSFGLFPTSPNSWQDNLPGPPHPLPLPPSSPSSSHSPASSSSRSPKTQWKKGKLLGRGTFGHVYLGFNSESGQMCAIKEVKDISDDANSKESLKQLNQEIALLSQLSHPNIVQYYGSELVEDTLSVFLEYVSGGSMHKILQEYGAFREALIRNYTAQILSGLAYLHGRNTVHRDIKGANILVDPNGEIKLADFGMAKHMAAYASIKSFKGSPYWMAPEVIMNTSGYDLSVDIWSLGCTIIEMATSKPPWSQFEGVAAIFKIGNSKDLPEIPDHFSPEGKEFLKLCLQRDPSARPSAALLMHHPFVRDQAMTKAPKFNLVKDVPHYITDASQITGTTDFTSSRSTSPLPDRDYSMRHSSALHSALPFALKNSRDLPSMRMNMSLPVSPSSSPLRQFKQSNRSCLPSPPHPAYSPPHPAYSAGAANYSPVNLSFYPTRSSNNLPDPWLDSNLLKAPTPYGSPRRLSMGL; from the exons ATGCCGGCGTGGTGGAAAGGGAAGTCTAAGTCCAAGTCGAAGTCGACCTCCAGTCCTCGAACGAAGGAGCTGGAGACGCCGCGGACGCCGCTGGAGACGCCGCGGACGCCGCTGGGGACGCTTGACGACCAGGATGAGCTGGTGAAGCGCGGAAATAAGGAGAAAGATAGTATCTTTGACGAGCTGGTCTCTAGGAAGAGTGGGGGTCATCCGCttgtcggcggcggcggcggcggcagggGAGTAGGTGGAGCTGGGACGGGATTTATGTTTGGTCACCCTCTGCCGCTTCCTTCCGAGATCTCTTTGCAGGGCGTGCCGGCGGGGTTAGCATCATATTCAGCGTCGGCGTCAAGTAACTGCTCCTCTGGGTCGTCGGATGAAAGGCCGGATCTTGCATCCTATag GTACTTTGACCATGTCAACTTAACGGGAGGCAGAAATGATGTGCAAAGGCACGAGCACGTGGCTGAAGACAGGCAAATTTTCTCCCGCAGTCCAGTTTCAGAGCATCCGGATAGGGAAAATGGTTATCCTCATGCCCAAACTTCCACAGAGACCATATTTAGTAGAAGGACTGCAAATCCTTCCCCTGGTCTGAGAGGCTATCGCTTTCCTACTTCACCTGTGCATCCCAGTTCATTTGGTTTATTTCCAACGTCCCCAAACAGCTGGCAAGATAATTTACCCGGCCCACCTCATCCTCTACCTCTTCCACCAAGTTCTCccagcagttcccattctccagcctCCTCCTCTTCGCGCTCTCCGAAGACACAATGGAAGAAAGGAAAATTACTTGGCAGGGGTACTTTTGGTCATGTCTATCTTGGATTCAACAG TGAAAGTGGGCAGATGTGTGCTATCAAGGAGGTTAAAGATATTTCTGATGATGCAAATTCCAAAGAATCTCTTAAACAACTAAATCAG GAAATAGCTTTGCTTAGTCAGCTCTCACATCCCAATATTGTGCAATACTACGGCAGTGAGCTG GTTGAAGACACACTATCTGTCTTTCTTGAATATGTCTCTGGGGGTTCTATGCACAAGATACTTCAAGAATATGGTGCTTTTAGAGAAGCATTGATTCGCAACTACACAGCTCAAATACTTTCTGGACTTGCCTACTTACACGGGAGAAATACTGTACATAG AGATATTAAAGGGGCAAACATACTGGTAGATCCTAATGGTGAAATCAAACTTGCTGATTTTGGCATGGCTAAACAT ATGGCTGCATATGCTTCAATAAAATCTTTCAAAGGAAGTCCTTACTGGATGGCACCTGAG GTTATCATGAATACCAGTGGTTATGATCTCTCAGTTGATATATGGAGCCTGGGTTGTACAATTATTGAGATGGCAACTTCCAAACCTCCATGGAGCCAGTTTGAAGGG GTTGCTGCGATATTTAAAATAGGCAATAGTAAAGATTTACCGGAAATACCTGACCATTTTTCTCCTGAAGGAAAGGAATTCCTTAAGTTATGCTTGCAGCGCGACCCATCTGCACGCCCTTCAGCAGCTCTATTGATGCATCACCCTTTTGTTAGAGACCAAGCAATGACAAAGGCTCCTAAATTTAATTTGGTCAAAGATGTGCCTCATTATATCACCGATGCAAGTCAAATAACA GGCACTACTGATTTTACTTCCAGTAGAAGCACTTCTCCTCTACCTGATAGAGATTATAGCATGAGACACTCATCTGCATTGCACTCGGCATTGCCTTTTGCATTGAAGAATTCAAG GGATTTACCAAGCATGAGAATGAACATGTCTTTACCTGTCTCCCCCAGTTCGAGTCCATTAAGGCAATTCAAACAATCTAACAGAAGTTGCTTGCCTTCTCCTCCCCATCCGGCTTACTCTCCTCCTCATCCAGCTTATTCAGCCGGAGCAGCCAACTACAGCCCAGTCAATTTGTCATTCTATCCAACTAGGTCGAGTAACAACCTCCCAGATCCTTGGCTCGACTCAAACCTGTTAAAGGCTCCAACTCCCTATGGATCTCCTCGAAGATTGAGCATGGGTTTGTAA